A single window of Balaenoptera ricei isolate mBalRic1 chromosome 15, mBalRic1.hap2, whole genome shotgun sequence DNA harbors:
- the FBRS gene encoding probable fibrosin-1 isoform X1: protein METAAAAAPGPGWAAEGERRRRRCSRRDRDREQRRRRGPGGDAPRALLAAPRGSSSSSSPPPPARPWSSASSGERPGGPRRRRPRPRPRPPRPRARKRPVGSGSRGEEEEEEEEGGADDGEAEEEPEEEEEEEEDLIDGFAIASFASLEALQKDASLQPPERLEHRLKHSGKRKRGGSSGATGEPGDSSDREPGRPSGDRTRKWPNKRRRKEASSRHSLEAGYICDAESDLDERVSDDDLDPSFTVSTSKASGPHGAFNGNCEAKLSVVPKVSGLERSQEQPPGPDPLLVPFPPKEPPPPPAPRPPVSPPAPLPATPSLPPPPQPQLQLRVSPFGLRTSPYGSSLDLSTGSSSRPPPKAPAPPVAQPPPSSSSSSSSSSSASSSSAQLTHRPPTPSLPLPLSTHSFPPPGLRPAPPPPHPSLFSPGPALPPPPPLLQVPGHPGASAANALSEQDLIGQDLNSRYLNAQGGPEVVGAGGSARPLAFQFHQHNHQHQHTHQHTHQHFTPYPPGLLPPHGPHMFEKYPGKMEGLFRHNPYTAFPPAVPGLPPGLPPAVSFGSLQGAFQPKSTNPELPPRLGPVPSGLPQKGTQIPDHFRPPLRKPGKWCAMHVRVAYMILRHQEKMKGDSHKLDFRNDLLPCLPGPYGALPPGQELSHPAASLFTATGAVHAAANPFTAAPGAHGPFLSPSTHIDPFGRPTSFASLAALSNGAFGGLGSPTFNSGAVFAQKESPGAPPAFASPPDPWGRLHRSPLAFPAWVRPPEAARTPGSDKERPVERREPSLTKEEKDRDLPFSRPQLRVSPATPKARAGEEGARPAKESVRVKEERKEEAAAAAAAAAAAAAAAAAAPQGLHLLFERPRPPPFLGPSPPERCAGFLEPAWLAGPPRLSRPPRFYEAGEELTGPGAVAAARLYGLEPAHPLLYSRLAPPPPPTAAPGTPHLLSKTPPGALLGAPPPLVPAPRPSSPPRAPGPARADR, encoded by the exons ATGGAGACGGCAGCGGCCGCGGCTCCGGGCCCTGGCTGGGCCGCTGAGggggagcggcggcggcggcgctgctCGCGCCGAGACCGAGACCGGGAGCAGCGGCGCCGCCGAGGTCCCGGCGGCGACGCGCCCCGGGCCCTGTTGGCCGCCCCGCGCGGCTCCTCGTCGTCGtcgtcgccgccgccgcccgccagGCCCTGGTCGTCAGCTTCGTCTGGAGAGCGGCCCGGAGGCCCGAGACGGCGGCGGCCGCGTCCTAGGCCTCGGCCCCCGCGACCCCGAGCTCGGAAGCGGCCTGTTGGCTCGGGCAGCcgcggggaggaagaggaggaggaggaggaggggggcgcAGACGATGGGGAGGCTGAGGAGGAgcctgaggaggaagaagaagaggaggaggacttGATCGATGGTTTCGCCATCGCCAGCTTCGCCAGCCTCGAGGCCTTGCAG AAGGATGCGTCTCTTCAGCCCCCAGAGCGACTGGAGCATCGGCTGAAGCATTCTGGGAAGCGGAAGAGGGGGGGCTCCAGTGGGGCAACTGGGGAGCCAGGGGACAGCTCTGATCGAGAGCCTGGCCGGCCCTCTGGGGATCGGACCCGAAAATGGCCCAATAAGCGGAGAAGGAAAGAG GCCTCCTCCCGTCATTCTCTGGAAGCTGGATACATA tgTGACGCGGAAAGCGATCTGGACGAGAGG GTCTCCGATGATGACCTTGACCCGTCCTTTACTGTCTCAACCAGCAAAG CCTCGGGCCCCCACGGCGCCTTCAATGGGAACTGTGAAGCAAAACTCTCCGTAGTCCCTAAAGTGTCGGGCCTGGAGCGGAGCCAGGAACAGCCCCCAGGGCCCGACCCGCTGCTAGTGCCTTTCCCCCCGAAGGAACCACCGCCTCCACCAGCCCCTCGGCCTCCTGTCTCACCCCCTGCACCCTTGCCGGCCACCCCCAGtctgccacccccaccccagccccagctgcaGCTTCGGGTCTCGCCTTTCGGCCTCCGCACTTCCCCCTATGGCAGCAGCCTGGACCTCAGCACTGGCAG CTCTTCACGGCCGCCCCCCAAGGCCCCGGCCCCTCCCGTGGCTCAGCCTCCCCCCTCATCATCCTCTtcgtcctcttcctcctcatctgCCTCCTCCTCGTCCGCGCAGCTCACCCACCGGCCCCCGACGCCCTCACTGCCCCTGCCTTTGTCCACCCACAGCTTCCCCCCACCCGGGCTGCGGCccgcacccccacccccccacccctccttattctcccctggccctgccctgcccccgcccccacccctgctgcAGGTGCCAGGGCACCCTGGGGCCTCAGCCGCTAACGCCCTTTCTG agCAGGACCTGATCGGCCAGGACCTGAACTCTCGCTACCTGAATGCCCAGGGTGGCCCCGaggtggtgggggcagggggctccGCCCGGCCCCTGGCCTTCCAGTTCCACCAGCACAACCACCAGCACCAGCACACCCACCAGCACACCCACCAGCACTTCACCCCTTACCCCCCGGGCCTGCTGCCACCCCACGGCCCCCACATG tTTGAGAAATATCCAGGAAAGATGGAAGGCCTTTTCCGGCataat CCGTACACGGCCTTCCCTCCCGCAGTGCCCGGCCTACCTCCGGGCCTCCCGCCGGCTGTCTCCTTTGGCTCCCTGCAGGGGGCCTTCCAGCCCAAG AGCACGAACCCCGAGCTGCCACCACGACTGGGGCCAGTGCCGAGCGGGCTTCCGCAAAAGGGGACACAG ATCCCTGACCATTTCCGGCCACCTTTGAGG AAACCAGGGAAGTGGTGTGCCATGCACGTGCGCGTGGCTTACATGATCCTGAGACACCAGGAAAAGATGAAG GGCGACTCCCACAAGCTTGACTTTCGGAACGACCTCCTGCCCTGCCTTCCGGGGCCCTATGGGGCCCTGCCCCCTGGGCAGGAGCTCTCCCACCCGGCCGCCTCCCTCTTCACTGCGACTG GTGCCGTCCACGCTGCAGCCAATCCTTTCACAGCAGCTCCCGGGGCCCACGGACCCTTTCTGAGCCCCAGCACCCACATTG ATCCCTTTGGGCGTCCCACAAGCTTCGCCTCCTTGGCTGCCCTCTCCAACGGGGCCTTTGGAGGCCTGGGCAGCCCCACATTCA ACTCCGGCGCCGTCTTTGCCCAGAAAGAAAGCCCAGGGGCCCCACCAGCCTTCGCCTCCCCCCCAGACCCATGGGGCCGCCTGCACCGCAGTCCTCTGGCCTTTCCTGCCTGGGTCCGGCCCCCTGAGGCCGCCCGGACACCAGGCTCAGACAAGGAGCGGCCTGTGGAGCGGAGGGAGCCCTCTCTCACTAAGGAGGAGAAAGACAG GGACCTCCCCTTCTCACGGCCCCAGCTCCGAGTTTCTCCTGCTACTCCCAAGGCGCGGGCTGGCGAGGAAGGGGCCAGGCCAGCCAAGGAATCGGTGCGGGTAAAGGAAGAGCGGAAGGAGGAGGCTGCCGCCgcagctgccgccgccgccgccgccgccgccgccgccgccgccgcgcctcAAGGCCTTCACCTGCTGTTTGAGAGGCCCCGGCCACCCCCCTTTCTGGGCCCTAGTCCTCCAGAGCGCTGTGCTGGCTTCCTGGAGCCAGCCTGGCTGGCAGGGCCCCCTCGCCTCTCTAGGCCACCCCGCTTCTATGAGGCGGGTGAGGAGCTGACTGGCCCAGGGGCCGTGGCCGCTGCCCGCCTCTACGGTCTAGAGCCTGCCCATCCCCTGCTATACAGCCGCTTGGCTCCACCGCCGCCGCCAACTGCGGCCCCGGGAACCCCTCACCTTCTCAGCAAGACCCCGCCAGGAGCCCTTTTGGGGGCACCTCCTCCGCTTGTGCCCGCCCCTCGGCCTAGTTCCCCACCTCGGGCCCCTGGCCCAGCCCGGGCTGACaggtga
- the FBRS gene encoding probable fibrosin-1 isoform X3, which yields METAAAAAPGPGWAAEGERRRRRCSRRDRDREQRRRRGPGGDAPRALLAAPRGSSSSSSPPPPARPWSSASSGERPGGPRRRRPRPRPRPPRPRARKRPVGSGSRGEEEEEEEEGGADDGEAEEEPEEEEEEEEDLIDGFAIASFASLEALQKDASLQPPERLEHRLKHSGKRKRGGSSGATGEPGDSSDREPGRPSGDRTRKWPNKRRRKEASSRHSLEAGYICDAESDLDERVSDDDLDPSFTVSTSKASGPHGAFNGNCEAKLSVVPKVSGLERSQEQPPGPDPLLVPFPPKEPPPPPAPRPPVSPPAPLPATPSLPPPPQPQLQLRVSPFGLRTSPYGSSLDLSTGSSSRPPPKAPAPPVAQPPPSSSSSSSSSSSASSSSAQLTHRPPTPSLPLPLSTHSFPPPGLRPAPPPPHPSLFSPGPALPPPPPLLQVPGHPGASAANALSEQDLIGQDLNSRYLNAQGGPEVVGAGGSARPLAFQFHQHNHQHQHTHQHTHQHFTPYPPGLLPPHGPHMFEKYPGKMEGLFRHNPYTAFPPAVPGLPPGLPPAVSFGSLQGAFQPKIPDHFRPPLRKPGKWCAMHVRVAYMILRHQEKMKGDSHKLDFRNDLLPCLPGPYGALPPGQELSHPAASLFTATGAVHAAANPFTAAPGAHGPFLSPSTHIDPFGRPTSFASLAALSNGAFGGLGSPTFNSGAVFAQKESPGAPPAFASPPDPWGRLHRSPLAFPAWVRPPEAARTPGSDKERPVERREPSLTKEEKDRDLPFSRPQLRVSPATPKARAGEEGARPAKESVRVKEERKEEAAAAAAAAAAAAAAAAAAPQGLHLLFERPRPPPFLGPSPPERCAGFLEPAWLAGPPRLSRPPRFYEAGEELTGPGAVAAARLYGLEPAHPLLYSRLAPPPPPTAAPGTPHLLSKTPPGALLGAPPPLVPAPRPSSPPRAPGPARADR from the exons ATGGAGACGGCAGCGGCCGCGGCTCCGGGCCCTGGCTGGGCCGCTGAGggggagcggcggcggcggcgctgctCGCGCCGAGACCGAGACCGGGAGCAGCGGCGCCGCCGAGGTCCCGGCGGCGACGCGCCCCGGGCCCTGTTGGCCGCCCCGCGCGGCTCCTCGTCGTCGtcgtcgccgccgccgcccgccagGCCCTGGTCGTCAGCTTCGTCTGGAGAGCGGCCCGGAGGCCCGAGACGGCGGCGGCCGCGTCCTAGGCCTCGGCCCCCGCGACCCCGAGCTCGGAAGCGGCCTGTTGGCTCGGGCAGCcgcggggaggaagaggaggaggaggaggaggggggcgcAGACGATGGGGAGGCTGAGGAGGAgcctgaggaggaagaagaagaggaggaggacttGATCGATGGTTTCGCCATCGCCAGCTTCGCCAGCCTCGAGGCCTTGCAG AAGGATGCGTCTCTTCAGCCCCCAGAGCGACTGGAGCATCGGCTGAAGCATTCTGGGAAGCGGAAGAGGGGGGGCTCCAGTGGGGCAACTGGGGAGCCAGGGGACAGCTCTGATCGAGAGCCTGGCCGGCCCTCTGGGGATCGGACCCGAAAATGGCCCAATAAGCGGAGAAGGAAAGAG GCCTCCTCCCGTCATTCTCTGGAAGCTGGATACATA tgTGACGCGGAAAGCGATCTGGACGAGAGG GTCTCCGATGATGACCTTGACCCGTCCTTTACTGTCTCAACCAGCAAAG CCTCGGGCCCCCACGGCGCCTTCAATGGGAACTGTGAAGCAAAACTCTCCGTAGTCCCTAAAGTGTCGGGCCTGGAGCGGAGCCAGGAACAGCCCCCAGGGCCCGACCCGCTGCTAGTGCCTTTCCCCCCGAAGGAACCACCGCCTCCACCAGCCCCTCGGCCTCCTGTCTCACCCCCTGCACCCTTGCCGGCCACCCCCAGtctgccacccccaccccagccccagctgcaGCTTCGGGTCTCGCCTTTCGGCCTCCGCACTTCCCCCTATGGCAGCAGCCTGGACCTCAGCACTGGCAG CTCTTCACGGCCGCCCCCCAAGGCCCCGGCCCCTCCCGTGGCTCAGCCTCCCCCCTCATCATCCTCTtcgtcctcttcctcctcatctgCCTCCTCCTCGTCCGCGCAGCTCACCCACCGGCCCCCGACGCCCTCACTGCCCCTGCCTTTGTCCACCCACAGCTTCCCCCCACCCGGGCTGCGGCccgcacccccacccccccacccctccttattctcccctggccctgccctgcccccgcccccacccctgctgcAGGTGCCAGGGCACCCTGGGGCCTCAGCCGCTAACGCCCTTTCTG agCAGGACCTGATCGGCCAGGACCTGAACTCTCGCTACCTGAATGCCCAGGGTGGCCCCGaggtggtgggggcagggggctccGCCCGGCCCCTGGCCTTCCAGTTCCACCAGCACAACCACCAGCACCAGCACACCCACCAGCACACCCACCAGCACTTCACCCCTTACCCCCCGGGCCTGCTGCCACCCCACGGCCCCCACATG tTTGAGAAATATCCAGGAAAGATGGAAGGCCTTTTCCGGCataat CCGTACACGGCCTTCCCTCCCGCAGTGCCCGGCCTACCTCCGGGCCTCCCGCCGGCTGTCTCCTTTGGCTCCCTGCAGGGGGCCTTCCAGCCCAAG ATCCCTGACCATTTCCGGCCACCTTTGAGG AAACCAGGGAAGTGGTGTGCCATGCACGTGCGCGTGGCTTACATGATCCTGAGACACCAGGAAAAGATGAAG GGCGACTCCCACAAGCTTGACTTTCGGAACGACCTCCTGCCCTGCCTTCCGGGGCCCTATGGGGCCCTGCCCCCTGGGCAGGAGCTCTCCCACCCGGCCGCCTCCCTCTTCACTGCGACTG GTGCCGTCCACGCTGCAGCCAATCCTTTCACAGCAGCTCCCGGGGCCCACGGACCCTTTCTGAGCCCCAGCACCCACATTG ATCCCTTTGGGCGTCCCACAAGCTTCGCCTCCTTGGCTGCCCTCTCCAACGGGGCCTTTGGAGGCCTGGGCAGCCCCACATTCA ACTCCGGCGCCGTCTTTGCCCAGAAAGAAAGCCCAGGGGCCCCACCAGCCTTCGCCTCCCCCCCAGACCCATGGGGCCGCCTGCACCGCAGTCCTCTGGCCTTTCCTGCCTGGGTCCGGCCCCCTGAGGCCGCCCGGACACCAGGCTCAGACAAGGAGCGGCCTGTGGAGCGGAGGGAGCCCTCTCTCACTAAGGAGGAGAAAGACAG GGACCTCCCCTTCTCACGGCCCCAGCTCCGAGTTTCTCCTGCTACTCCCAAGGCGCGGGCTGGCGAGGAAGGGGCCAGGCCAGCCAAGGAATCGGTGCGGGTAAAGGAAGAGCGGAAGGAGGAGGCTGCCGCCgcagctgccgccgccgccgccgccgccgccgccgccgccgccgcgcctcAAGGCCTTCACCTGCTGTTTGAGAGGCCCCGGCCACCCCCCTTTCTGGGCCCTAGTCCTCCAGAGCGCTGTGCTGGCTTCCTGGAGCCAGCCTGGCTGGCAGGGCCCCCTCGCCTCTCTAGGCCACCCCGCTTCTATGAGGCGGGTGAGGAGCTGACTGGCCCAGGGGCCGTGGCCGCTGCCCGCCTCTACGGTCTAGAGCCTGCCCATCCCCTGCTATACAGCCGCTTGGCTCCACCGCCGCCGCCAACTGCGGCCCCGGGAACCCCTCACCTTCTCAGCAAGACCCCGCCAGGAGCCCTTTTGGGGGCACCTCCTCCGCTTGTGCCCGCCCCTCGGCCTAGTTCCCCACCTCGGGCCCCTGGCCCAGCCCGGGCTGACaggtga
- the FBRS gene encoding probable fibrosin-1 isoform X2, which yields METAAAAAPGPGWAAEGERRRRRCSRRDRDREQRRRRGPGGDAPRALLAAPRGSSSSSSPPPPARPWSSASSGERPGGPRRRRPRPRPRPPRPRARKRPVGSGSRGEEEEEEEEGGADDGEAEEEPEEEEEEEEDLIDGFAIASFASLEALQKDASLQPPERLEHRLKHSGKRKRGGSSGATGEPGDSSDREPGRPSGDRTRKWPNKRRRKEASSRHSLEAGYICDAESDLDERVSDDDLDPSFTVSTSKASGPHGAFNGNCEAKLSVVPKVSGLERSQEQPPGPDPLLVPFPPKEPPPPPAPRPPVSPPAPLPATPSLPPPPQPQLQLRVSPFGLRTSPYGSSLDLSTGSSSRPPPKAPAPPVAQPPPSSSSSSSSSSSASSSSAQLTHRPPTPSLPLPLSTHSFPPPGLRPAPPPPHPSLFSPGPALPPPPPLLQVPGHPGASAANALSEQDLIGQDLNSRYLNAQGGPEVVGAGGSARPLAFQFHQHNHQHQHTHQHTHQHFTPYPPGLLPPHGPHMPYTAFPPAVPGLPPGLPPAVSFGSLQGAFQPKSTNPELPPRLGPVPSGLPQKGTQIPDHFRPPLRKPGKWCAMHVRVAYMILRHQEKMKGDSHKLDFRNDLLPCLPGPYGALPPGQELSHPAASLFTATGAVHAAANPFTAAPGAHGPFLSPSTHIDPFGRPTSFASLAALSNGAFGGLGSPTFNSGAVFAQKESPGAPPAFASPPDPWGRLHRSPLAFPAWVRPPEAARTPGSDKERPVERREPSLTKEEKDRDLPFSRPQLRVSPATPKARAGEEGARPAKESVRVKEERKEEAAAAAAAAAAAAAAAAAAPQGLHLLFERPRPPPFLGPSPPERCAGFLEPAWLAGPPRLSRPPRFYEAGEELTGPGAVAAARLYGLEPAHPLLYSRLAPPPPPTAAPGTPHLLSKTPPGALLGAPPPLVPAPRPSSPPRAPGPARADR from the exons ATGGAGACGGCAGCGGCCGCGGCTCCGGGCCCTGGCTGGGCCGCTGAGggggagcggcggcggcggcgctgctCGCGCCGAGACCGAGACCGGGAGCAGCGGCGCCGCCGAGGTCCCGGCGGCGACGCGCCCCGGGCCCTGTTGGCCGCCCCGCGCGGCTCCTCGTCGTCGtcgtcgccgccgccgcccgccagGCCCTGGTCGTCAGCTTCGTCTGGAGAGCGGCCCGGAGGCCCGAGACGGCGGCGGCCGCGTCCTAGGCCTCGGCCCCCGCGACCCCGAGCTCGGAAGCGGCCTGTTGGCTCGGGCAGCcgcggggaggaagaggaggaggaggaggaggggggcgcAGACGATGGGGAGGCTGAGGAGGAgcctgaggaggaagaagaagaggaggaggacttGATCGATGGTTTCGCCATCGCCAGCTTCGCCAGCCTCGAGGCCTTGCAG AAGGATGCGTCTCTTCAGCCCCCAGAGCGACTGGAGCATCGGCTGAAGCATTCTGGGAAGCGGAAGAGGGGGGGCTCCAGTGGGGCAACTGGGGAGCCAGGGGACAGCTCTGATCGAGAGCCTGGCCGGCCCTCTGGGGATCGGACCCGAAAATGGCCCAATAAGCGGAGAAGGAAAGAG GCCTCCTCCCGTCATTCTCTGGAAGCTGGATACATA tgTGACGCGGAAAGCGATCTGGACGAGAGG GTCTCCGATGATGACCTTGACCCGTCCTTTACTGTCTCAACCAGCAAAG CCTCGGGCCCCCACGGCGCCTTCAATGGGAACTGTGAAGCAAAACTCTCCGTAGTCCCTAAAGTGTCGGGCCTGGAGCGGAGCCAGGAACAGCCCCCAGGGCCCGACCCGCTGCTAGTGCCTTTCCCCCCGAAGGAACCACCGCCTCCACCAGCCCCTCGGCCTCCTGTCTCACCCCCTGCACCCTTGCCGGCCACCCCCAGtctgccacccccaccccagccccagctgcaGCTTCGGGTCTCGCCTTTCGGCCTCCGCACTTCCCCCTATGGCAGCAGCCTGGACCTCAGCACTGGCAG CTCTTCACGGCCGCCCCCCAAGGCCCCGGCCCCTCCCGTGGCTCAGCCTCCCCCCTCATCATCCTCTtcgtcctcttcctcctcatctgCCTCCTCCTCGTCCGCGCAGCTCACCCACCGGCCCCCGACGCCCTCACTGCCCCTGCCTTTGTCCACCCACAGCTTCCCCCCACCCGGGCTGCGGCccgcacccccacccccccacccctccttattctcccctggccctgccctgcccccgcccccacccctgctgcAGGTGCCAGGGCACCCTGGGGCCTCAGCCGCTAACGCCCTTTCTG agCAGGACCTGATCGGCCAGGACCTGAACTCTCGCTACCTGAATGCCCAGGGTGGCCCCGaggtggtgggggcagggggctccGCCCGGCCCCTGGCCTTCCAGTTCCACCAGCACAACCACCAGCACCAGCACACCCACCAGCACACCCACCAGCACTTCACCCCTTACCCCCCGGGCCTGCTGCCACCCCACGGCCCCCACATG CCGTACACGGCCTTCCCTCCCGCAGTGCCCGGCCTACCTCCGGGCCTCCCGCCGGCTGTCTCCTTTGGCTCCCTGCAGGGGGCCTTCCAGCCCAAG AGCACGAACCCCGAGCTGCCACCACGACTGGGGCCAGTGCCGAGCGGGCTTCCGCAAAAGGGGACACAG ATCCCTGACCATTTCCGGCCACCTTTGAGG AAACCAGGGAAGTGGTGTGCCATGCACGTGCGCGTGGCTTACATGATCCTGAGACACCAGGAAAAGATGAAG GGCGACTCCCACAAGCTTGACTTTCGGAACGACCTCCTGCCCTGCCTTCCGGGGCCCTATGGGGCCCTGCCCCCTGGGCAGGAGCTCTCCCACCCGGCCGCCTCCCTCTTCACTGCGACTG GTGCCGTCCACGCTGCAGCCAATCCTTTCACAGCAGCTCCCGGGGCCCACGGACCCTTTCTGAGCCCCAGCACCCACATTG ATCCCTTTGGGCGTCCCACAAGCTTCGCCTCCTTGGCTGCCCTCTCCAACGGGGCCTTTGGAGGCCTGGGCAGCCCCACATTCA ACTCCGGCGCCGTCTTTGCCCAGAAAGAAAGCCCAGGGGCCCCACCAGCCTTCGCCTCCCCCCCAGACCCATGGGGCCGCCTGCACCGCAGTCCTCTGGCCTTTCCTGCCTGGGTCCGGCCCCCTGAGGCCGCCCGGACACCAGGCTCAGACAAGGAGCGGCCTGTGGAGCGGAGGGAGCCCTCTCTCACTAAGGAGGAGAAAGACAG GGACCTCCCCTTCTCACGGCCCCAGCTCCGAGTTTCTCCTGCTACTCCCAAGGCGCGGGCTGGCGAGGAAGGGGCCAGGCCAGCCAAGGAATCGGTGCGGGTAAAGGAAGAGCGGAAGGAGGAGGCTGCCGCCgcagctgccgccgccgccgccgccgccgccgccgccgccgccgcgcctcAAGGCCTTCACCTGCTGTTTGAGAGGCCCCGGCCACCCCCCTTTCTGGGCCCTAGTCCTCCAGAGCGCTGTGCTGGCTTCCTGGAGCCAGCCTGGCTGGCAGGGCCCCCTCGCCTCTCTAGGCCACCCCGCTTCTATGAGGCGGGTGAGGAGCTGACTGGCCCAGGGGCCGTGGCCGCTGCCCGCCTCTACGGTCTAGAGCCTGCCCATCCCCTGCTATACAGCCGCTTGGCTCCACCGCCGCCGCCAACTGCGGCCCCGGGAACCCCTCACCTTCTCAGCAAGACCCCGCCAGGAGCCCTTTTGGGGGCACCTCCTCCGCTTGTGCCCGCCCCTCGGCCTAGTTCCCCACCTCGGGCCCCTGGCCCAGCCCGGGCTGACaggtga